One Actinoplanes missouriensis 431 DNA segment encodes these proteins:
- a CDS encoding YncE family protein, whose product MVPLVPLKRLAAAALVGLLAAGAATVPAAAAAPALRQVMFVGNNWDGTVDVIEPSGGYSRIGRLSVIPDRAQRLTEIYLNPIKLAFYLGVQQGPGEGHDQLVDDMYTTPAGDALVVSRPSFADVVAIDLATGALRWRFPVSGFRSDHMAVSPDGRTVAVSASTGNTVHVLDIVTGRQVGSFATGDKPHENIYTDGGRYLWNSSIGEVNTALDAPWLDFTKGDRKITIADTSTFSVVKTVDMRQRLDAFGRRDLSDAVRPAVFSPDESKLYFQVSFFAGLIEYDVTTDKILRVRDMPQNPATDPDRTTWVNDSRHHGLSISRDGAKLCVAGTMDDYVTVVDRATLNPGPLVTAIKPYWATVSADGRDCVISEAGADKVTAISFATGRAVASVGVGDHPQRVRIGQIPSGWTAP is encoded by the coding sequence ATGGTTCCGCTCGTACCCCTGAAACGCCTGGCCGCGGCGGCCCTGGTCGGCCTGCTCGCGGCCGGCGCCGCCACCGTCCCGGCGGCCGCTGCCGCGCCCGCCCTGCGTCAGGTCATGTTCGTGGGCAACAATTGGGACGGCACGGTCGACGTCATCGAGCCCAGCGGCGGCTACAGCCGCATCGGCCGCCTCTCGGTGATCCCGGACCGGGCGCAGAGGCTCACCGAGATCTACCTCAACCCGATCAAACTGGCCTTCTACCTCGGCGTCCAGCAGGGGCCCGGCGAGGGGCACGACCAGCTCGTCGACGACATGTACACCACGCCTGCCGGCGACGCCCTCGTCGTCTCCCGGCCCAGCTTCGCCGACGTGGTCGCGATCGACCTGGCGACCGGGGCGCTGCGCTGGCGGTTCCCGGTGAGCGGCTTCCGTTCCGACCACATGGCGGTCTCCCCGGACGGCCGCACGGTCGCGGTCTCCGCCTCCACCGGCAACACCGTGCACGTGCTGGACATCGTCACCGGCCGGCAGGTCGGCTCGTTCGCCACCGGCGACAAGCCGCACGAGAACATCTACACCGATGGCGGCCGGTACCTGTGGAACTCCTCGATCGGCGAGGTCAACACCGCCCTGGACGCGCCCTGGCTGGACTTCACCAAGGGCGACCGGAAGATCACGATCGCCGACACCAGCACGTTCTCCGTGGTCAAGACCGTCGACATGCGGCAGCGGCTGGACGCCTTCGGCCGCCGCGACCTGTCCGACGCGGTCCGTCCCGCGGTCTTCTCACCCGACGAGTCCAAGCTGTACTTCCAGGTCTCGTTCTTCGCCGGCCTCATCGAGTACGACGTGACAACCGACAAGATCTTGCGGGTACGGGACATGCCCCAGAACCCGGCCACCGATCCGGACCGGACCACGTGGGTGAACGACTCCCGCCACCACGGCCTGTCGATCAGCCGGGACGGCGCCAAGCTCTGTGTCGCCGGGACCATGGACGACTACGTGACGGTGGTCGACCGGGCCACGCTGAACCCCGGTCCGCTGGTCACCGCGATCAAGCCGTACTGGGCGACGGTCAGCGCGGACGGCCGTGACTGCGTCATCTCCGAGGCGGGCGCCGACAAGGTCACCGCGATCAGCTTCGCCACCGGCCGCGCGGTCGCCTCGGTCGGCGTCGGGGACCATCCGCAGCGGGTACGCATCGGTCAGATCCCGTCCGGATGGACCGCCCCGTAG